The Lutra lutra chromosome 15, mLutLut1.2, whole genome shotgun sequence genome includes a region encoding these proteins:
- the PCP4L1 gene encoding Purkinje cell protein 4-like protein 1 isoform X1, with protein MALDLGGGPSASQQCYYHQFHHFPAFLRQSTANLLSPFFKTSSLLLLDDDLATYFTSKTEAMRRDHVHVPTCLASGPTSSTFPPVTLNTKTSPATNQAPGPEEKGKAGNAKKAEEEEIDIDLTAPETEKAALAIQGKFRRFQKRKKDPSS; from the exons ATGGCCTTGGACTTAGGAGGGGGCCCCAGTGCTTCCCAGCAATGCTATTACCACCAGTTCCATCACTTTCCTGCCTTCCTTAGACAGAGTACCGCAaatcttctttcccctttcttcaaGACCTCTTCCCTGCTCCTCTTGGATGATGACCTTGCTACCTATTTTACTTCAAAAACAGAAGCAATGAGAAGAGACCATGTACATGTCCCTACCTGCCTTGCCTCTGGGCCCACAAGCTCTACTTTCCCTCCAGTTACT ctgaATACTAAAACATCCCCAGCAACCAACCAGGCACCTGGCCCAGAGGAAAAAG GGAAAGCTGGCAATGCCAAGAaggctgaggaagaggagatTGACATTGACCTGACTGCGCCAGAAACAGAGAAGGCCGCCCTTGCCATTCAGGGCAAGTTCCGGagattccagaaaaggaaaaaggatccCAGCTCCTGA
- the PCP4L1 gene encoding Purkinje cell protein 4-like protein 1 isoform X2: MIPRTFLPTILPWLDRERRHSSMAIESMDSRLNTKTSPATNQAPGPEEKGKAGNAKKAEEEEIDIDLTAPETEKAALAIQGKFRRFQKRKKDPSS; this comes from the exons ATGATCCCTAGGACTTTCCTTCCTACCATCCTTCCTTGGCTAGACAGGGAGAGACGGCATAGCAGCATGGCGATCGAAAGCATGGACTCCCGA ctgaATACTAAAACATCCCCAGCAACCAACCAGGCACCTGGCCCAGAGGAAAAAG GGAAAGCTGGCAATGCCAAGAaggctgaggaagaggagatTGACATTGACCTGACTGCGCCAGAAACAGAGAAGGCCGCCCTTGCCATTCAGGGCAAGTTCCGGagattccagaaaaggaaaaaggatccCAGCTCCTGA